The Petroclostridium xylanilyticum genome has a segment encoding these proteins:
- a CDS encoding DeoR/GlpR family DNA-binding transcription regulator: MFAPERIRIIKGILLDKKHINVSDLSTMLNVSEVTIRRDLEKLEREKFLIRTHGGAIINDESFLEQDKYIDIDDDPYYEQRLEIAEIAMHMVDDNDVILLSPGLTNLYIAKKILNKRNVTVLTNDLNIASELAANASMKVIIPGGDLDAASMTLAGKLTEENLRNFFVSKVFIEVEGVSMQRGYTVQSMARASAIKEMMNIARERIIVCIYKCFDNIGFSQIGPLTIANKVITNPSIPDQYKNYFFENNIQLFTAFNSYEGGI; encoded by the coding sequence ATGTTTGCGCCTGAACGAATAAGAATTATCAAAGGAATACTTTTAGATAAAAAACATATAAATGTTTCAGATTTAAGCACAATGCTAAATGTATCGGAGGTTACCATAAGACGCGACTTGGAAAAACTGGAAAGAGAAAAATTTCTTATCCGGACTCATGGGGGTGCCATCATTAATGATGAAAGCTTTTTGGAACAAGATAAATATATAGATATAGATGATGACCCCTACTATGAACAAAGACTAGAAATTGCTGAAATTGCCATGCATATGGTTGATGATAATGATGTTATCCTACTTAGCCCAGGGTTGACAAATCTTTATATTGCAAAAAAGATTTTAAATAAAAGGAATGTAACCGTATTAACCAATGACTTAAATATTGCCTCTGAACTTGCCGCCAATGCAAGCATGAAAGTAATCATTCCCGGGGGCGACCTTGATGCTGCATCCATGACACTGGCAGGCAAATTAACAGAAGAGAATCTGAGAAACTTTTTTGTTTCTAAAGTTTTCATTGAAGTAGAAGGCGTCAGCATGCAAAGGGGTTATACGGTTCAAAGCATGGCACGGGCCTCAGCCATAAAAGAAATGATGAATATTGCCCGTGAGCGTATTATCGTATGCATTTATAAATGTTTTGATAATATCGGTTTTTCACAAATCGGCCCTCTTACGATAGCAAACAAGGTTATTACCAATCCTTCCATCCCTGATCAGTATAAAAATTACTTTTTTGAAAACAATATACAACTTTTCACTGCTTTTAATTCTTATGAAGGTGGTATATAA
- the chvE gene encoding multiple monosaccharide ABC transporter substrate-binding protein translates to MKRILSLIVLIAMVFTMAACGSKTTGGKKGEKLVGIAMPTKSSQRWIDDGNNMVKEFEKLGYKTDLQYAEDVVENQISQIENMITKGVDALVIASIDGESLSDVLKKAADAKIPVIAYDRLIRKTPNVNYYATFDNFKVGVQQGSYIEKALGLKEGKGPFNIELFGGSPDDNNAYFFYDGAMSVLKPYIDSGKLVVKSGQMGMDKVSTLRWDGATAQARMDNLLSAYYTTDKIHAVLSPYDGISIGILSSLKGVGYGTQGQPMPVVTGQDAELPSVKSIIAGEQTQTVFKDTRQLAKKAVEMVDAVLNGKEPEVNDTKTYNNGVKVVPSYLLEPVSVDKSNYEEVLVGSGYYTKEQLEK, encoded by the coding sequence ATGAAAAGGATATTGTCACTCATTGTTTTAATTGCCATGGTTTTTACGATGGCAGCATGTGGGTCGAAAACAACAGGAGGTAAAAAAGGTGAAAAGCTGGTAGGGATTGCAATGCCTACCAAGTCATCGCAGAGGTGGATTGATGATGGAAACAATATGGTAAAAGAATTTGAAAAACTGGGCTACAAAACAGATTTGCAATACGCTGAAGACGTAGTGGAAAATCAGATCTCTCAGATAGAAAACATGATTACAAAAGGTGTTGACGCTTTGGTGATTGCATCTATTGATGGAGAATCGTTGTCGGATGTCTTGAAAAAAGCCGCAGATGCAAAAATTCCGGTTATTGCGTATGACCGTCTGATTAGAAAGACACCCAATGTAAACTACTATGCAACCTTTGATAATTTTAAAGTAGGAGTCCAGCAAGGTTCCTATATTGAAAAAGCACTGGGGTTAAAAGAAGGAAAAGGTCCTTTCAACATTGAATTGTTTGGAGGGTCTCCCGACGATAATAATGCATACTTTTTCTATGATGGCGCCATGTCGGTTCTAAAACCGTATATTGATTCCGGAAAGCTGGTTGTAAAAAGCGGACAAATGGGTATGGACAAAGTCAGTACATTAAGATGGGATGGTGCAACTGCACAAGCTAGAATGGATAACTTACTAAGCGCATATTATACGACTGATAAGATACACGCAGTACTATCGCCTTATGATGGCATCAGTATCGGTATCCTGTCTTCATTAAAAGGCGTGGGATATGGCACGCAAGGTCAGCCTATGCCGGTAGTTACAGGACAGGATGCAGAGCTGCCGTCAGTTAAATCCATCATTGCCGGTGAACAAACACAGACAGTATTCAAAGATACAAGACAATTGGCTAAAAAAGCCGTTGAAATGGTGGATGCCGTTTTAAATGGAAAAGAACCCGAGGTTAATGATACAAAAACGTATAACAATGGTGTGAAAGTAGTCCCGTCATACCTGCTGGAACCTGTTTCGGTTGATAAGTCAAACTATGAGGAAGTATTGGTTGGCAGTGGTTATTATACCAAAGAACAGCTTGAAAAATAA
- the mmsA gene encoding multiple monosaccharide ABC transporter ATP-binding protein, giving the protein MSDTILEMRNITKTFPGVIALNNVNLKVKQGEIHALVGENGAGKSTLMKVLSGVYPYGTYSGDILFRGKVCEFKDIKQSEELGIVIIHQELALIPYLSIAENIFLGNEQAKNGIINWNDTITKTKELLKKVGLNESPNTLITNIGVGKQQLVEIAKALSKKVQLLILDEPTAALNEDDSENLLNLLLEFKKQGITSILISHKLNEISKVADSITIIRDGQTIETLYKGKDEITEDRIIKGMVGRELVDRFPKREPNIGEIIFEVKDWNVYHPLHEDRKIIDNVSFHIRKGEVVGIAGLMGAGRTELAMSIFGKSYGKKISGRIFKNGKQLHITNVSNAIKNGLAYVTEDRKNYGLILIDNIKRNTTLASLNKISKNFIIDEHQEVLKAEEFRKKLNIKASSILQKTVNLSGGNQQKVVLSKWIFAEPDILILDEPTRGIDVGAKYEIYTIINQLVREGKGILLISSELPEILGMCDRIYVMSEGKITGELNGRDASQEKIMKYVINQSQEVQ; this is encoded by the coding sequence ATGTCGGATACCATTTTAGAAATGAGAAATATAACCAAAACATTTCCGGGTGTTATTGCGCTCAATAATGTAAATTTAAAGGTCAAACAAGGGGAAATTCATGCACTGGTGGGTGAAAACGGTGCGGGAAAATCCACACTGATGAAAGTTTTGAGTGGTGTGTATCCATATGGAACATATTCCGGAGACATTCTTTTTAGGGGAAAAGTGTGCGAATTTAAAGATATCAAACAAAGCGAAGAATTGGGTATCGTAATCATTCACCAAGAATTAGCACTGATTCCGTATTTGTCAATTGCTGAAAATATTTTTTTGGGAAATGAACAAGCAAAAAACGGGATTATTAATTGGAATGATACCATTACTAAAACCAAAGAACTGCTTAAAAAAGTTGGATTGAATGAATCGCCGAATACGTTGATTACAAATATTGGCGTAGGTAAACAGCAATTGGTTGAAATTGCAAAAGCATTGTCTAAAAAAGTTCAACTGCTGATTTTGGATGAACCTACCGCAGCGTTGAACGAGGATGATAGTGAAAATCTTCTAAACCTGTTGCTGGAGTTTAAAAAGCAGGGCATTACATCAATTCTTATTTCACATAAACTAAATGAGATTTCCAAAGTTGCAGATTCCATTACAATTATACGGGATGGGCAGACAATTGAAACTTTGTATAAAGGCAAAGACGAGATTACAGAAGACAGGATCATCAAAGGGATGGTAGGAAGAGAATTGGTAGACCGTTTCCCAAAACGGGAACCAAATATCGGAGAAATTATTTTCGAGGTAAAGGACTGGAATGTATACCATCCGCTGCATGAAGACCGCAAAATTATTGATAATGTCAGCTTTCACATCCGGAAGGGAGAAGTAGTAGGTATTGCAGGCTTAATGGGGGCTGGCAGGACAGAATTGGCCATGAGTATTTTTGGAAAGTCATATGGGAAAAAAATAAGCGGCCGGATTTTTAAAAACGGAAAACAACTGCACATTACCAATGTAAGCAACGCCATTAAAAATGGATTGGCTTATGTAACAGAAGATAGAAAAAATTACGGGTTGATTTTAATAGACAATATTAAGCGAAATACGACGTTAGCGAGTTTGAATAAAATATCAAAAAATTTCATTATTGATGAACATCAGGAAGTACTGAAAGCAGAAGAGTTTCGTAAAAAATTAAATATTAAAGCTTCAAGCATACTGCAAAAAACTGTAAATTTAAGCGGTGGAAACCAACAAAAAGTCGTTTTGAGCAAATGGATTTTTGCTGAACCCGATATATTGATTTTAGATGAACCTACCCGGGGAATAGATGTTGGTGCAAAATATGAGATTTATACAATAATCAACCAACTGGTAAGGGAAGGCAAGGGAATCCTGCTTATTTCTTCGGAATTACCTGAAATATTGGGAATGTGCGACCGGATCTATGTGATGAGCGAAGGGAAAATTACCGGAGAATTAAATGGCAGGGATGCATCTCAGGAAAAAATAATGAAATATGTCATTAACCAATCGCAGGAGGTACAGTAA
- the mmsB gene encoding multiple monosaccharide ABC transporter permease, which produces METLKNISKNINRQTGTETLKDMFKHNIRQYGMLIALVSIMLFFQVVTGGILLKPLNITNLILQNSYILVLAIGMLLVIITGNIDLSVGSVAAFVGAVSAILMINMKVSFLTAMFVSLLIGGIIGAWQGYWIAYVKIPAFIVTLGGMLIFRGLTMVTLKGMSISPYPEAFTKISSGFITDFFAGTQYHITTIIVGILLSAVYILFELRQRKTQIKYNFDVIPKGFFIAKIIAVAAVINVFCIVLAGYKGIPNVLILLSVLILIYSFITSKTVAGRHIYALGGNEKAAKLSGVKTERALFWVYVNMGVLSALSGLVFAARLNAATPKAGNGFELDAIAACFIGGASASGGIGTVIGAIIGGLVMGVMNNGMSIIGLGIDWQQAIKGFVLLLAVAFDVFTKSKS; this is translated from the coding sequence ATGGAAACTTTAAAAAATATATCTAAAAATATAAATAGACAAACCGGTACGGAAACACTAAAAGATATGTTTAAACACAACATCCGGCAATATGGCATGTTAATCGCACTGGTTTCAATCATGCTGTTTTTTCAGGTTGTTACCGGAGGTATTCTGTTAAAGCCATTAAACATCACAAATCTTATACTGCAAAACAGTTATATATTAGTATTGGCCATTGGCATGTTGCTGGTCATTATTACAGGAAACATTGACTTGTCCGTAGGTTCGGTGGCGGCCTTTGTAGGAGCTGTTTCGGCCATATTAATGATTAACATGAAGGTTTCATTTCTTACTGCAATGTTTGTCTCCTTGTTAATTGGCGGGATTATAGGTGCTTGGCAGGGATATTGGATTGCATATGTGAAAATACCTGCTTTTATTGTTACGCTGGGGGGTATGCTGATATTCAGAGGATTAACGATGGTAACGTTAAAAGGAATGTCCATATCACCGTATCCTGAAGCATTTACAAAAATAAGTTCAGGTTTTATTACTGACTTTTTTGCTGGAACGCAGTACCACATTACAACTATTATTGTCGGAATTCTCCTATCTGCAGTTTATATACTGTTTGAGTTAAGGCAGAGGAAAACGCAGATAAAATATAATTTTGATGTCATACCAAAAGGATTTTTCATTGCTAAAATCATTGCAGTTGCAGCTGTAATAAATGTGTTCTGCATTGTTCTTGCGGGTTACAAAGGAATTCCAAATGTTTTGATATTATTATCCGTTTTGATTCTTATTTATTCATTTATAACCAGTAAAACAGTTGCGGGCAGACATATTTATGCGCTGGGTGGAAATGAGAAAGCAGCAAAATTATCCGGAGTAAAAACCGAGCGTGCATTATTCTGGGTTTATGTAAACATGGGAGTGCTTTCTGCACTTTCGGGACTGGTTTTTGCTGCCCGGTTAAATGCAGCAACCCCAAAGGCCGGCAATGGATTTGAATTGGATGCCATCGCTGCCTGTTTTATTGGTGGAGCATCTGCTTCGGGAGGAATTGGGACTGTTATTGGCGCCATTATCGGAGGACTTGTAATGGGCGTTATGAACAACGGTATGTCAATCATTGGACTGGGGATTGACTGGCAGCAGGCAATAAAAGGTTTTGTGCTGCTACTTGCTGTAGCTTTTGATGTTTTTACAAAGTCTAAAAGCTGA